The stretch of DNA GCTGGCCCAAAGCACGCCATTCACTTCCATCACCGGCTTTGGTGACAGTTACGCCGACACCGGATCCGCACCGGGAGGCGCGTTCCGCCTGCTCGGCTTTCCCTGCCCCGCCGGCCCGCCGACCTATCCGACCTGCCGCTTCAGCGGCGGCACGAACTTCGTGGACACGCTGCGGACCACCTACAATCTGCCGACGCTGACGAACTACGCGATCGGCGGCGCGCAGACCGGCAATACCAATGTGATTCCCGGGCTGCCGGGATTTGCTCAGGAGATCGCGACCTTTGCGGCGAGCGGCCAGCGATTTGGTTCGCGCGATCTCATCGCGTTGTCCATCGGCGGCAATGATCAGGCCCAGTTCACCAGCGCCAACAGCCTCGCGCAGATCAGCGCGCTGGCGACCACCTCCGCCACCAATGCGGTGACCGGCGTTCAACAACTGATCGCACTGGGCGCGCATAATATCGCCTGGGTCAGCCCCGGCAATCCGTTCTACTTCCCTGCCCCCTTTGGCGATCCGGCCCTGACATTCGCGCAGCGCGAACAATGGGCCCAAACCTACTTTCAACAGCTCCAGCAACAGCTCGCGCCTGCCGCCCGTTCTGGCACGCGCATCTTTCTGTTTGACTTCGAAACCTTGCAGGCCCGAATAGCCGCCAATCCCGCGCAATATGGCTTCGCCAGCGCCAGCGGTTGTCAGGTCGCATTGGGGATTCCGGGTTGCCTTGCGGCTTCGGCGGCCGTTCAGAACGGCTATTTCTATTGGGACACGATTCATCCCACCAGCGCAGGTTTTGCATTGATCGCCCGCTACATGGCCAACCAGATCGACGCGCCGCTCACGGTCGCGCCGCAAGGCGACGTAGCGATGGCGATGGCCATGGGTTTTGCGAGCTCGGTATTTGGCCGGCTCGACGCGTATCGCTCATTCACACCTTACGCGATGGGAAATGCCATGAACGCCATGGCAGCCTACGGTCCGACCAAGGCGCCGCCGCGCGCGGTGGCGGAGAACCGGTGGTCGGTTTACGGTGACGTGAACTATATCGGCGGCAGCCGTGACTCACAGACCTTCCTGTCGAGCTACGACTACCGTTCGGTCGGCGGCACACTCGGCATCGAGTACAAAGTCAGTTCCGAGTTGCGCGCCGGATTGGTGTTCGGTTACTCGCAGCCGAACGTCAACCTCGCGGTTCAGAACGCGCACTACAGCATCGACGCGTATCAGATCGGCGGTTACGCGTCCTATACCCGCGCCAACTGGTTTGCCGACGGATTGTTCGCCTATGGACGCCAGGCTTACGCGATGGATCGCCAGGGCATCATCGACACCATCCGCGGCTCGACCCATGCGGATACCTTCACGCTCGCGGGAAAGGCCGGTTACCTGTTCGACGCCGGGTGGCTGCGCGTGGGCCCGATCGCCGGGCTCGCCTACACCAACGCACAGATCGCAGGATATACCGAGGCCGGCGACATTCTGCTCACCAACATCGTCAACGCGCAAAGACTGGAGAATCTGACCGGCAGCGCCGGCGTACAGTTCCGCACGCCCTTTGCGATGGGCAATGGCATTTGCAGCCCGTTCGTGAATCTAACCGCCGAGCATGACTTCATCGGCTCGGGTCGCACGCTGATCACGACGCAGGTGACGACGCCGTTATTGCCGGTGCTGACGCCGATCGACAGCCGCAGCCGGACCTATGGCAAGGTTGCTGCCGGCATCGCGGCGGCGATTACGGGCAATGTCAGCGCCACCGTCAACGCTGTCTCCACATTTGCACGAACCGACGGCAATGATTTCGGCGTCAGTGGCGGCATCAAGGTAGCGTTCTGAGGTGGGGGATCGCTGAACGGTCGATCTGGAGCCGACTGTCAGCGGTGGAGCGCTGCCTTGAATCTGCGTTGTCGCTCAACCAGGGCAACGCAGATCACTTCATCTGGCCGATCAGCGCGGCCGCGCCGCTTGCGGTTTTCGACAGCGCCAGCAGCGCTTCGCGACCGCCCGCGGCATAGGCTGCTGCGGCGCGCAGGAGCTCGCGCAACTGCGCCGCGGCGCCGGGATCGAACCTGCACCATGCGCCGCCGGTCAGCCGCGCAATCTCGCGGAAGGCCTGTTCGGCTGTGGGGTCGTGGCCTTCCTGAAACATGAACACCGGCACCTTGAGCAGGCCGAGCTCGCCGGCCTTGGCGCAGAGATGGTCGACCGCCTCCTCCATGGCGTCGCCGACGAACACCACGGCGCGCACGCCGGACGCCACCGCCTCGCGGCGCGCCTCCGACAGCACCTTGCCGATCTGGGTGTTGCCGCCCTGGCAATCGATCTTGCCCATCAACCTTGCCAGTTGCGCGGAATCGGAGATCCAGCCGGTGGCGCGGCATTCGTTGAAGCCGCGGTAATAGACCAGCCTTATATCGAGGCTGCCGAGCGAGGCCGCCTCGCGAAACATGTCGGCCTGCAGCGCGCAGGCCATGTCCCAGGTCGGCTGCCGGCTCATGGTGGCGTCGAGCGCAAACACCAGCCTGCCCCTGGCGCCCGGTCGGTGCGGCGACATCGCCCGCGCCTTCGCCACGAAGGCTGCGATATCTTCCGCCGCCGACGGCTTGGTCTGCGGCAACGGGCCGCCTTTAGCCGCCTCGGCCTTTGCCGACGCAACATCGCCTGCCGATTTCGGTTTGATGGGTTCGCCGGCCATGAGCGCTCGCTTGTAAGCAGCAAGCTCTATGTGGGACGACGCCTGGCGCCGGTCAATGCGCCGGGTGGTGACGCCGCCGCAAACGCAGGGTGATTGCCGCCCGCCTAGTTCGTAACCGGCTTGTTCGGCACCGGATTGCTGGCCAGCGGGACGGACAGCGGCACCGGTCCCGGGCTGGCGGTCAGAATATCAGGCACCTTGGTCGGCACCGGCTTCAAAGCGCCGCTCTTGTCGGACTCGTCGAGGAACCTATCGAGCATCGACTGGATCGAGGATTTGGCGGCGTCAGGCCCGGTGTCCCGCATGTCGTTATGCTGGAAGCCGGTGTTCACGACCGTGATCCCGGCCTGCTCGCACTGCTCGTCGTCAGGCACGACGCCAGGGTCCGGCTTGAAATGCGTATCTTTGGAACGGAACGACAGGATCTTGAACTTGCCCTCGGTCAGGAACGGCACGCGCAGATTGTCCAGCGTCACGACCTTCTTGATTTCGTCCGGAAACTCCTTGGCGAAATACATCGTGATGTCGCCGCCCATCGAATGGCCGACCATCGTCACCTTTTCATAGTCGGCGTTGGGCTGGACCTTCTTCATTTCGTGAATGGCGAAATGGATGTTGGCAACGCCGCGCTGAATCTGCGGCAGACGGCCGACATAGGGTTCACCGACCTTGGTCACCATAGGCGGATCGGTCGGCAGATCGTGCTGCGGACTGATCGCGAGGTAGCCGCGCCAGGCGAAGACGTTTGCGAGGAAGGAATACTCGGTGTTCTTGACGGTGTTGCCGTGGTTGAGGATCGCAACTGGCAGTTTGATCAAGCCGCTATTGGCCTGCATTTCCTTGTCGCGGCGAACGGCAACGCTGACCGCCACCAAGCGGTTGTCGCGGGCGGGATCCCGGAACGCGATGGTCTCGTGCTTGATCGCCCATTTGCTCGCGGTGAAATACCCGGCAGTGGCCAGCACGGAGAGTGAAAGCAGAACGAGAATTCCACGTTTCATATTCGTCTTCGTCCTCGCGCCCCGCTAGGGGCCAACCCTGTTTGAGACTCTTTCGGTCCCTTGTTGATGATATATGTCACGATGGCGTGACATAAAGGCCAAATGTTGTGTATCGACCGCCTGATCGTTGTGCGATGCACCTATCCATTGTGCAGCGGCTCAATCCCGACAATTTGACCCCGTTCTTCCTTACGACGTCTCCCATCAAGCTTTGGTTCGAGGGCTAGATAAAAGTCTAGTGAAAACCAGCAAATGCAGAACTGGTTCCCGGGAACAATCGCCCGCTGGTGCGACAGTACCGGCAACGTTCCGAGAGTTCAGACCGTGGTGTAGATGACGAGCTTCAATGCCGGGTCGTCATTGGCCTGGAAGCTCGCATACTCCAGTTTGAGCCGACCCTTCTTGGGATGGGTCAAGGATTTGCGTCCTGCCGCCACGCCGCTGACGTCGTGGGCCTCCCACCAGCTCGCGAATTCGGGACAGCCTTCGCGCAGACGCGCCAGCAGGTCGCGAAAGGCGGGATCGCCGGCCCACAGGTCATGCGTCGTGCGAAACTGGGCGACGATGCGTCTGGCCTCATCCGCCCATGATGCGCCAAACAGCCGCCGCGTCGCGGGGTTGGTCAGTACCGACAGCAGGCTGTTGCGATCGGCTTCCGCCAGCCGGCTGAAGGCAAAGATTTCCTCCGCAGCCGCATTCCACGCGAGAATGTCCCAGCGTCGTCCGGTGACATAGGCCGGCAAATTGAGCTGTTCGACCGTGCGCCGGATCGCCGGAGGAACGGTCTCGCGGACGAAGGGGCGCCGGTCGGCATTTTGCGTCAGCTCCGTCAGATGCCGGTGTTCGGCTTTGGTCAGCCGCAACGCGCGCGCCAACGCGTCGATCGTCGCAACCGACGGGCTGACGGATCGTCCCTGCTCGAGGCGGACGTACCAGTCGACGCCGATGCCGGCGAGCTCGGCCACCTCCTCCCGCCGCAGGCCGGGCGTACGCCGCCGCCGGCCCACCGGCAGGCCGACCGCCTTCGGCGTCAGCTTCTGCCGCCGCGACCGCAGGAAGTCGCCAAGTTCGCTTTGCCTCGAATTCATGCCTGATGCCGCCATGCGCGCCGTGCCTGAGAGGGTCCAACGGTCCCAGGATAATACCAGGTCTTGTTGAGACCCTGAAGGCTCGCGAGAATGCGGTTTCATCGAAATGAGGAGATCCCATGAAGGCTGCCGTGCTGAATGCATTCGGATCGCCGCTTGCGATCGAGACCGTCCCCGACCCGCATCTCGGCACCGGCGAGGTCATTGTCGACGTCGCGGCGAGCCGCGTGCTGGCCTACGCCAACGAGGTCCTCAGCGGGGAGCGAAAATACCTGCTGGAACTGCCTGTGGTGCCCGGCCCCGGCGCGATCGGCCGCATCCGCGCCACCGGCCCCGATGCGACCCGGCTTCGTCCCGGCGACTGGGTCTATTGCGATCCGACCGTGCGCTCACGCGACAATGCGCTATCGCCCGACATCGCCCTGCAGGGCCTCACCGCCGGCAGCGAAGGAGGCCTGCGACTGCAGCGATATTTCCACGACGGCGCCTGGGCCGAACAAATGCGGCTGCCGACGGAAAACGCGGTTCCGATCGGCGACATCGACGCGAAGGACGCCGCGCGATGGTGCGCGCTCGGCACGCTGCTCGTGCCCTACGGCGGCTTCCTCGCCGCGCAACTGCAAGCCGGAGAGATCGTGCTGGTCAACGGCGCCACCGGCAGTTTCGGCAGCGCCGCGGTCGCCGTTGCACTTGCCATGGGCGCGCAATGCGTGGTCGCGACCGGCCGGAACGAGCAGGCGCTGACCGAGCTGACGCGGCGGTTCGGCGCCCGTGTCCGGGCCGTGCCGATGCGCGGCCACGAGGCCGACGATCGCGCCCGCATCCTGCAGGCGGCGCCCGGCCCGATCGACTGCGTGCTCGACATCCTCCCGCCCGCAGCCAATGCCATGCAAGTACGGACCGCCATCCTGGCGGTGCGGCCTTACGGGCGGGTGGTGCTGATGGGCGGTGTCGGCATGCAAGGCGGCGCCGGCCTCGACCTGCCCTACCCATGGATGATGCGAAACTGCATCACCTTGCGCGGGCAATGGATGTACCCGCCGCATGCGGCCACCCTGATGGCCGGCCTGATCCGCGCAGGCCTGGTCGACCTCGATCATTTCGAGATCGCAGCCTTCGGTCTCGACCGCGCCAATGAGGCGGTCGCGCATGCCGCCGCCCATAGCGGTCCCTTCAGGATGACGGTGATCCAGCCGTGATAGGCCGGGAAGTCGGCAAGTTGTTGGAGGTCAGGCGCTGATGATGTCGCCGATGATGTCGTGGACTTCGAGCGGCTTGTCGACCTGGGTGAACCATTCGGCGCGGTTGGCGGCCCGGCGGCGGCCGCGTTCGTCGAGCGGCAGTTTCAACTGACGCAACAGGCTGGTCACTTCCTCGCGCGCCGTGACATGGCCCATACTGGGGCGCGTGCCGAGGGTGGCCTCGTCGAGGTCGTCCAGTGCCGTCAGTCCACGCGGGAAGAATTCGCGGTAGACCACCCGCTCGGCAAATCCGTCGATCGAACGGAAGCCGAGCCGCAGCGAAAGGTCCTTCAGGCTGTCAGCGACCAGCTGCTTGTTCCGCGAGCCGATCATCGACAGGCGGTTGCGCACCACGATCCAGTCGGTGGTGGCGCCGTCGATCTGGCGCCGCTTGCGCCTGACGTCGCGCACCATCTCCGCATAATGGCTCTCGCCGGTCACGGAATAGGTCGCGGGATCGACGGTGCCGAGCACGTCGAAATCGAGGAAGCTGTCGTTGATCGGGGTCACCAGCGTGTCGGCCATCGAGTGCGCCAGACGCATCAGGTAGGAGTCGGAACCCGGCGTATCGATGACGATGAAATCGAAGGCGCGCTCGATGGCGCTCACCGCCTCCATGAACTGCTGGAACTCGGAATTTTCATTGTCGGCGATCTGCATCGTCTCGCCGAGCTTGACGCAGTAGTGCACCGGAATTTCGAGGTCGAGACCGGTGCGGCGCGCCCACGCGCTCCGATTGCCGATGTAGCGGGTAAAACTCTGCTGGCGGCAATCCAGATCGATGGTGGCGACACGCTGTCCGGCCTTCATCAGGGCAACGGCGATATGCAAGGCAGAGGTGGATTTTCCCGACCCGCCCTTCTCGTTGCCGAGCACGACGACATGCGCCGAACCGAATTGACCCTGACTCGCCTGAACCAACATGATTCAACCCCCGCTCGATATCTTCAAATCACACGCGGCTGCGCGTCAAGTGAAATGCGCGACGACGCATTCAATTCACTCGCAGCGTGTCTTTAATGATGAATCCCGACAGTGCGGAGTTCGTTCCGTCGCCGCGATCAGCCCGCGGACTTTTCAACCAGCAGGGCGCGCGTCCGGCTTTCGCGTTGAGCTGGCCACAGCCTTGCCATTCCCAAGCAACCTTGCCCAAGCAAACTTGGCGGCAAAGCTCCGGCCTTATAAGGTCGGCGCGCCCGCCGAAAGGCTCGGGGCCGGCCGGCCCCCTCACCCCATCAGAAGCTGCAAGAGATCGAGGCCAGATGTCGCGAAGTCCCATGGTCGTCCGTACCGTTCCCGCATTGCGCCGCGCCGTCGAGGCCTTGCGCACCCGAAAGGCCGCCGTCGCGCTGGTGCCGACCATGGGAGCGCTCCATGACGGGCATGTGTCGCTGGTGCGGCTGGCCAGACGCCGCGCGCAAAAAGTCATCGTTTCGATCTTCGTCAATCCGACGCAGTTTGCACCGACGGAGGATTTCGGTTCGTACCCGCGCACCTGGAAGGCCGACGTCGCCAAACTCACCGCCGAGAAGGTCGACCTGATCTGGAATCCCGACGTCAAGGCGATGTACCCGAACGGCTTCGCCACAAGGATCGTGCCGGAAGGTCCGGCCACCGCCGGCCTCGAGGATCGTTTCCGGCCGCATTTCTTCGGCGGCGTCGCCACCGTGGTCGGCAAGCTGTTCACGCAAGTCCGGCCGGACGTGGCGATTTTCGGCGAGAAGGATTTTCAGCAATTGCGGGTGGTGACGCGGATGGCCGCCGATCTCGACCTCGGCGTCAAGGTGATCGGCTCGCGCACTGTGCGGGAACGCGACGGGCTGGCGATGTCCTCGCGCAACGTCTACCTCTCGCCGGAGGAACGGCAGACGGCGCCGACGCTCTACCGCGCCATGAAGGAAAGCGCCAAGCGGCTGAAGGCCGGCGAGGATTTGGCGGCCGCGATGGAAACCGGCCGCGAACTGATCAGCGCCGCCGGCTTCGCACTGGACTATTTCGAGGCCCGGCACGCCGAGA from Bradyrhizobium sp. AZCC 1693 encodes:
- a CDS encoding autotransporter domain-containing protein, with translation MLTAGAHTPLLAQSTPFTSITGFGDSYADTGSAPGGAFRLLGFPCPAGPPTYPTCRFSGGTNFVDTLRTTYNLPTLTNYAIGGAQTGNTNVIPGLPGFAQEIATFAASGQRFGSRDLIALSIGGNDQAQFTSANSLAQISALATTSATNAVTGVQQLIALGAHNIAWVSPGNPFYFPAPFGDPALTFAQREQWAQTYFQQLQQQLAPAARSGTRIFLFDFETLQARIAANPAQYGFASASGCQVALGIPGCLAASAAVQNGYFYWDTIHPTSAGFALIARYMANQIDAPLTVAPQGDVAMAMAMGFASSVFGRLDAYRSFTPYAMGNAMNAMAAYGPTKAPPRAVAENRWSVYGDVNYIGGSRDSQTFLSSYDYRSVGGTLGIEYKVSSELRAGLVFGYSQPNVNLAVQNAHYSIDAYQIGGYASYTRANWFADGLFAYGRQAYAMDRQGIIDTIRGSTHADTFTLAGKAGYLFDAGWLRVGPIAGLAYTNAQIAGYTEAGDILLTNIVNAQRLENLTGSAGVQFRTPFAMGNGICSPFVNLTAEHDFIGSGRTLITTQVTTPLLPVLTPIDSRSRTYGKVAAGIAAAITGNVSATVNAVSTFARTDGNDFGVSGGIKVAF
- a CDS encoding VWA domain-containing protein, whose amino-acid sequence is MAGEPIKPKSAGDVASAKAEAAKGGPLPQTKPSAAEDIAAFVAKARAMSPHRPGARGRLVFALDATMSRQPTWDMACALQADMFREAASLGSLDIRLVYYRGFNECRATGWISDSAQLARLMGKIDCQGGNTQIGKVLSEARREAVASGVRAVVFVGDAMEEAVDHLCAKAGELGLLKVPVFMFQEGHDPTAEQAFREIARLTGGAWCRFDPGAAAQLRELLRAAAAYAAGGREALLALSKTASGAAALIGQMK
- a CDS encoding alpha/beta fold hydrolase, coding for MKRGILVLLSLSVLATAGYFTASKWAIKHETIAFRDPARDNRLVAVSVAVRRDKEMQANSGLIKLPVAILNHGNTVKNTEYSFLANVFAWRGYLAISPQHDLPTDPPMVTKVGEPYVGRLPQIQRGVANIHFAIHEMKKVQPNADYEKVTMVGHSMGGDITMYFAKEFPDEIKKVVTLDNLRVPFLTEGKFKILSFRSKDTHFKPDPGVVPDDEQCEQAGITVVNTGFQHNDMRDTGPDAAKSSIQSMLDRFLDESDKSGALKPVPTKVPDILTASPGPVPLSVPLASNPVPNKPVTN
- a CDS encoding helix-turn-helix transcriptional regulator — protein: MNSRQSELGDFLRSRRQKLTPKAVGLPVGRRRRTPGLRREEVAELAGIGVDWYVRLEQGRSVSPSVATIDALARALRLTKAEHRHLTELTQNADRRPFVRETVPPAIRRTVEQLNLPAYVTGRRWDILAWNAAAEEIFAFSRLAEADRNSLLSVLTNPATRRLFGASWADEARRIVAQFRTTHDLWAGDPAFRDLLARLREGCPEFASWWEAHDVSGVAAGRKSLTHPKKGRLKLEYASFQANDDPALKLVIYTTV
- a CDS encoding zinc-binding alcohol dehydrogenase family protein, with amino-acid sequence MKAAVLNAFGSPLAIETVPDPHLGTGEVIVDVAASRVLAYANEVLSGERKYLLELPVVPGPGAIGRIRATGPDATRLRPGDWVYCDPTVRSRDNALSPDIALQGLTAGSEGGLRLQRYFHDGAWAEQMRLPTENAVPIGDIDAKDAARWCALGTLLVPYGGFLAAQLQAGEIVLVNGATGSFGSAAVAVALAMGAQCVVATGRNEQALTELTRRFGARVRAVPMRGHEADDRARILQAAPGPIDCVLDILPPAANAMQVRTAILAVRPYGRVVLMGGVGMQGGAGLDLPYPWMMRNCITLRGQWMYPPHAATLMAGLIRAGLVDLDHFEIAAFGLDRANEAVAHAAAHSGPFRMTVIQP
- a CDS encoding division plane positioning ATPase MipZ; this translates as MLVQASQGQFGSAHVVVLGNEKGGSGKSTSALHIAVALMKAGQRVATIDLDCRQQSFTRYIGNRSAWARRTGLDLEIPVHYCVKLGETMQIADNENSEFQQFMEAVSAIERAFDFIVIDTPGSDSYLMRLAHSMADTLVTPINDSFLDFDVLGTVDPATYSVTGESHYAEMVRDVRRKRRQIDGATTDWIVVRNRLSMIGSRNKQLVADSLKDLSLRLGFRSIDGFAERVVYREFFPRGLTALDDLDEATLGTRPSMGHVTAREEVTSLLRQLKLPLDERGRRRAANRAEWFTQVDKPLEVHDIIGDIISA
- the panC gene encoding pantoate--beta-alanine ligase, with the translated sequence MSRSPMVVRTVPALRRAVEALRTRKAAVALVPTMGALHDGHVSLVRLARRRAQKVIVSIFVNPTQFAPTEDFGSYPRTWKADVAKLTAEKVDLIWNPDVKAMYPNGFATRIVPEGPATAGLEDRFRPHFFGGVATVVGKLFTQVRPDVAIFGEKDFQQLRVVTRMAADLDLGVKVIGSRTVRERDGLAMSSRNVYLSPEERQTAPTLYRAMKESAKRLKAGEDLAAAMETGRELISAAGFALDYFEARHAETLAPITSMKDGRVRILVAAKLGTTRLIDNIGV